A genomic segment from Pseudopipra pipra isolate bDixPip1 chromosome 14, bDixPip1.hap1, whole genome shotgun sequence encodes:
- the OGFOD1 gene encoding prolyl 3-hydroxylase OGFOD1 isoform X2, with amino-acid sequence MAAKRRGAGAPPGAKRGKREARAELCAALGDAALRERAGAAWARGARLQHEAAALEPAPFRHAVIPGFLAGAAFAEALRDELLGLGFHGRHNDLLSLRQSEELGASPEPHIAALRNALCEEFRPWLSAVTQIELEPTIDISCAKYEYTDVLLCHDDELEGRRIAFILYLVPAWESSDGGTLDLFSTDEHLQPQHITKSLVPSWNTLVFFEVSPVSFHQVSEVVSRKCRLSVSGWFHGPAVPRATRHAEAPLPRSPHIPYDHEILYEWINPVYLDMDSQAQIQEEFEERSEILLKDFLKKEKYQLLCEALENKEIQWSSRGPANKRLYEAAEEVSLPDTLKKFLQLLHSEALFLLLSNFTGLKLHFLAPSDEDEDAGEGRAADTAGHRSPKPKQEEAEQHADGNPCEPEQPDSSGEAQDGSGAPVCAGELRRWTHGHYTLVHDTQATEFALDLLFFCGCEDWDPEYGGFTSYIAKGEDEELLTVNPEDNCLALVYRDKETMKFVKYINHRSLARLNKHPNRTGFWDFSFVYYE; translated from the exons ATGGCCGCCAAGCGCCGCGGAGCGGGCGCGCCGCCGGGGGCGAAGCGCGGGAAGCGGGAGGCGCGCGCTGAGCTGTGCGCGGCCCTCGGGGACGCGGCGCTGCGGGAGCGCGCGGGGGCGGCCTGGGCCCGCGGGGCGCGGCTGCAGCACG AGGCGGCGGCGCTGGAGCCGGCCCCGTTCCGGCACGCCGTCATCCCCGGGTTCCTGGCGGGCGCGGCCTTCGCGGAGGCGCTGCGGGACGAGCTGCTGGGCCTCGGCTTCCACGGGCGGCACAACGACCTCCTCTCGCTGCGGCAG TCCGAGGAGCTGGGGGCAAGCCCGGAGCCCCACATCGCCGCGCTGAG GAATGCTCTCTGTGAAGAATTCCGACCGTGGCTTTCTGCTGTGACCCAGATAGAGCTGGAGCCAACTATTGACATCTCTTGTGCTAAATATGAGTATACTG ATGTGTTGCTGTGCCACGATGATGAGCTGGAAGGTCGGAGGATCGCCTTCATCCTGTACCTCGTCCCGGCCTGGGAGAGCAGTGACGGGGGAACGCTGGACCTGTTCAGCACAGACG AACACCTTCAGCCACAGCACATCACCAAGTCATTAGTACCTTCGTGGAACACGCTGGTTTTCTTTGAAGTGTCTCCAGTCTCTTTCCACCAG GTGTCCGAGGTTGTGTCGCGGAAGTGCCGCCTGTCCGTGAGCGGTTGGTTCCACGGCCCGGCCGTGCCCAGAGCCACACGCCACGCTGAAGCTCCCTTGCCCAGGAGCCCCCACATCCCCTATGAT CATGAAATACTGTATGAGTGGATCAATCCAGTTTATTTGGACATGGACTCCCAAGCTCAAATCCAAGAGGAATTTGAGGAACGATCAGAAATTCTCCTGAAAGACTTTCTTAAG aAAGAGAAATACCAACTACTCTGTGAAGCATTGGAGAACAAAGAGATCCAGTGGAGCAGTCGGGGGCCCGCCAATAAAAG GCTCTATGAGGCAGCAGAGGAGGTCAGCCTCCCTGACACCCTGAAGAaattcctgcagctcttacaCTCCGAGGCCTTGTTTTTGCTGCTTTCCAACTTCACTGGCTTAAAGCTGCACTTCCTGGCTCCCTCTGATGAGGATGAAGATGCTGGGGAAGGACGAGCAGCGGACACTGCTGGGCACAGAAGTCCCAAACCCAAGCAGGAAGAAGCTGAACAACATGCTGATGGCAATCCCTGTgagccagagcagcctgacagcTCTGGTGAAGCGCAGGACG GCTCGGGTGCCCCGGTGTGTGCGGGGGAGCTGCGGCGCTGGACCCACGGGCACTACACTCTGGTCCACGACACTCAAGCAACAGAGTTTGCTCTCGACCTGCTCTTCTTCTGTGGCTGTGAGG acTGGGATCCTGAATATGGTGGCTTTACCTCCTACATTGCCAAAGGTGAAGATGAAGAG CTGTTGACAGTGAATCCAGAGGACAACTGCTTGGCCTTAGTTTACAGAGACAAAGAAACTATGAAGTTTGTGAAATACATCAACCATCGTAGCTTGGCACGCCTGAACAAGCATCCAAACAGAACAGGATTTTGGGATTTCTCCTTTGTCTATTACGAGTGA
- the OGFOD1 gene encoding prolyl 3-hydroxylase OGFOD1 isoform X1, which produces MAAKRRGAGAPPGAKRGKREARAELCAALGDAALRERAGAAWARGARLQHEAAALEPAPFRHAVIPGFLAGAAFAEALRDELLGLGFHGRHNDLLSLRQSEELGASPEPHIAALRNALCEEFRPWLSAVTQIELEPTIDISCAKYEYTDVLLCHDDELEGRRIAFILYLVPAWESSDGGTLDLFSTDEHLQPQHITKSLVPSWNTLVFFEVSPVSFHQVSEVVSRKCRLSVSGWFHGPAVPRATRHAEAPLPRSPHIPYDHEILYEWINPVYLDMDSQAQIQEEFEERSEILLKDFLKKEKYQLLCEALENKEIQWSSRGPANKRLYEAAEEVSLPDTLKKFLQLLHSEALFLLLSNFTGLKLHFLAPSDEDEDAGEGRAADTAGHRSPKPKQEEAEQHADGNPCEPEQPDSSGEAQDGETQSSSGAPVCAGELRRWTHGHYTLVHDTQATEFALDLLFFCGCEDWDPEYGGFTSYIAKGEDEELLTVNPEDNCLALVYRDKETMKFVKYINHRSLARLNKHPNRTGFWDFSFVYYE; this is translated from the exons ATGGCCGCCAAGCGCCGCGGAGCGGGCGCGCCGCCGGGGGCGAAGCGCGGGAAGCGGGAGGCGCGCGCTGAGCTGTGCGCGGCCCTCGGGGACGCGGCGCTGCGGGAGCGCGCGGGGGCGGCCTGGGCCCGCGGGGCGCGGCTGCAGCACG AGGCGGCGGCGCTGGAGCCGGCCCCGTTCCGGCACGCCGTCATCCCCGGGTTCCTGGCGGGCGCGGCCTTCGCGGAGGCGCTGCGGGACGAGCTGCTGGGCCTCGGCTTCCACGGGCGGCACAACGACCTCCTCTCGCTGCGGCAG TCCGAGGAGCTGGGGGCAAGCCCGGAGCCCCACATCGCCGCGCTGAG GAATGCTCTCTGTGAAGAATTCCGACCGTGGCTTTCTGCTGTGACCCAGATAGAGCTGGAGCCAACTATTGACATCTCTTGTGCTAAATATGAGTATACTG ATGTGTTGCTGTGCCACGATGATGAGCTGGAAGGTCGGAGGATCGCCTTCATCCTGTACCTCGTCCCGGCCTGGGAGAGCAGTGACGGGGGAACGCTGGACCTGTTCAGCACAGACG AACACCTTCAGCCACAGCACATCACCAAGTCATTAGTACCTTCGTGGAACACGCTGGTTTTCTTTGAAGTGTCTCCAGTCTCTTTCCACCAG GTGTCCGAGGTTGTGTCGCGGAAGTGCCGCCTGTCCGTGAGCGGTTGGTTCCACGGCCCGGCCGTGCCCAGAGCCACACGCCACGCTGAAGCTCCCTTGCCCAGGAGCCCCCACATCCCCTATGAT CATGAAATACTGTATGAGTGGATCAATCCAGTTTATTTGGACATGGACTCCCAAGCTCAAATCCAAGAGGAATTTGAGGAACGATCAGAAATTCTCCTGAAAGACTTTCTTAAG aAAGAGAAATACCAACTACTCTGTGAAGCATTGGAGAACAAAGAGATCCAGTGGAGCAGTCGGGGGCCCGCCAATAAAAG GCTCTATGAGGCAGCAGAGGAGGTCAGCCTCCCTGACACCCTGAAGAaattcctgcagctcttacaCTCCGAGGCCTTGTTTTTGCTGCTTTCCAACTTCACTGGCTTAAAGCTGCACTTCCTGGCTCCCTCTGATGAGGATGAAGATGCTGGGGAAGGACGAGCAGCGGACACTGCTGGGCACAGAAGTCCCAAACCCAAGCAGGAAGAAGCTGAACAACATGCTGATGGCAATCCCTGTgagccagagcagcctgacagcTCTGGTGAAGCGCAGGACGGCGAGACACAGAGCA GCTCGGGTGCCCCGGTGTGTGCGGGGGAGCTGCGGCGCTGGACCCACGGGCACTACACTCTGGTCCACGACACTCAAGCAACAGAGTTTGCTCTCGACCTGCTCTTCTTCTGTGGCTGTGAGG acTGGGATCCTGAATATGGTGGCTTTACCTCCTACATTGCCAAAGGTGAAGATGAAGAG CTGTTGACAGTGAATCCAGAGGACAACTGCTTGGCCTTAGTTTACAGAGACAAAGAAACTATGAAGTTTGTGAAATACATCAACCATCGTAGCTTGGCACGCCTGAACAAGCATCCAAACAGAACAGGATTTTGGGATTTCTCCTTTGTCTATTACGAGTGA
- the NUDT21 gene encoding cleavage and polyadenylation specificity factor subunit 5 has translation MSVVPPNRSQTGWPRGVNQFGNKYIQQTKPLTLERTINLYPLTNYTFGTKEPLYEKDSSVAARFQRMREEFDKIGMRRTVEGVLIVHEHRLPHVLLLQLGTTFFKLPGGELNPGEDEVEGLKRLMTEILGRQDGVQQDWVIDDCIGNWWRPNFEPPQYPYIPAHITKPKEHKKLFLVQLQEKALFAVPKNYKLVAAPLFELYDNAPGYGPIISSLPQLLSRFNFIYN, from the exons ATGTCCGTGGTGCCGCCCAACCGCTCGCAGACCGGCTGGCCCCGCGGGGTCAACCAGTTCGGCAACAAGTACATCCAGCAGACGAAGCCGCTCACGCTGGAGAGAACCATCAACCT GTACCCTCTGACAAATTACACCTTTGGCACCAAGGAGCCCCTGTATGAGAAGGACAGTTCGGTGGCCGCTCGGTTCCAGCGCATGAGGGAGGAGTTTGACAAGATTGGCATGAGGAGGACGGTGGAGGGGGTTCTGATCGTGCACGAGCACAGGCTGCCCCACGTGCTGTTGCTGCAGCTGGGTACAACTTTTTTCAAGCT ACCTGGGGGTGAACTCAATCCGGGAGAAGATGAGGTGGAAGGGCTCAAACGCTTAATGACAGAg ATACTGGGTCGCCAGGATGGTGTTCAGCAGGACTGGGTGATTGATGACTGCATTGGCAACTGGTGGAGACCAAACTTTGAACCTCCTCAG tatCCCTATATCCCAGCTCATATTACAAAGCCAAAAGAGcacaaaaagctttttttggtCCAGCTTCAAGAAAAGG CTTTGTTTGCAGTCCCCAAAAATTACAAGCTGGTCGCTGCACCCTTGTTTGAGCTCTATGACAATGCACCAGGATATGGACCCATTATTTCCAGCCTTCCTCAACTTTTGAGCAG ATTCAACTTTATTTACAACTGA